In Mycobacterium sp. ITM-2016-00317, the genomic window TGAAGTCCTCGTTGAACAGGTCGCGGATCACCTTGACCAGCACGTCGGGCTCTTCGTAGAGCGCGACCGCGGCGCCGGCCTTCTTCTTGGTGATCTCGGCGGCCTTGGCCTCGATCTCGGTCCAGCGCTTCTGCAGACGCTCGACGTCGGAGCGGATGTCCTCTTCCTTGACGCCTTCGGAAGCCGTCCGGATGATCACCCCGGCGTCGGACGGGACGACCTCGCGCAGGATCTCCTTGAGGCGCTGGCGCTCGGTGTCGGGAAGCTTGCGGCTGATACCGGTCGACGATGCACCCGGCACGTAGACGAGGTAGCGGCCGGCCAGCGACACCTGAGTGGTCAGCCGGGCGCCCTTGTGCCCGACCGGGTCCTTGCTGACCTGGACGACGACGTAGTCGCCCGGCTTGAGGGCCTGCTCGATCTTGCGCTGCGCGCCGCCGAGGCCTGCGGCCTCCCAGTTGACCTCACCGGCGTAGAGCACACCGTTGCGGCCGCGGCCGATATCGACGAACGCCGCCTCCATCGAGGGCAGCACGTTCTGCACGATGCCGAGGTAGATGTTGCCGACCAGCGACGCCGAGGCCGCCGAGGTGACGAAGTGTTCGACGACGACGCCGTCTTCGAGCACCGCGATCTGCGTGTAGCGCGCACCTTCGTGCGGCGGTTCGCTGCGGACCTTGTCGCGGACCACCATCATCCGCTCCACCGCTTCCCGGCGGGCCAGGAACTCGGCCTCGCTCAGGATCGGGGGACGACGCCGCCCCGCATCGCGCCCGTCCCTGCGCCTCTGCCGTTTGGCTTCCAGCCGGGTCGAGCCGCTGATCCCCTGGATCTCGGAGTCCGAGGACGGCTTGTCGCCGCCCCGGTTCGACTTCCGCGGTTCGCGTTCGTGGACGACGGTGTTCGGCGGGTCGTCGGGCGACCCGTTGCCGTCGCCGTCATCGTCGGAGCCGGACTTGCGGCGGCGGCGACGGCGACGGCGACGGGTGGTGCCGTCACCACCGGAGCCGTCGTCGTCGCTGCTGTCGTCGTCGGAGTCCTCGTCGGTCTCGGACTTGTCGGTGTCGGTGTCGCCGTCGGCGTCCGAGTCCGCGGATTCGTCGCCGTTCTGCTCACCGCGACCGCGTCCCCGACCGCGCCGCCCACGCCTGCGGCGTTTGGCGGCAGGCCGGCCTGCTCGTCGTCGGTGTCCGAGCCGGAGTCGTCGTCGGAATCCTCGTCGGAGTCGTCGGCCTCGTCGTCGCTGTCGTCGAAGTGGTCGTCGAAGCGCACCGGCTTGGGCGCGACGAACAACGGCAGATAGTCGGCGGGCTCGCCTGCCGGTGCGGCCGGGATCTCCAGGATCAGCCGCGACTCGGGCTCTTCTTCGACAGCCTGCTCGGGCTCGGGGGTCACAGCCTCAGGCTCGGGCGTCACAGCCTCAGCCTCGGGCTGTGCGACCTCGGCCTGCGTGACCTGCGGAGCCTCGGGTTCGGCGGCTTCGGCCTGCGGGGCCTCGGGCTCGACAACCTCGGGCTCGGGGGCGGCAAGCACCTCCCGCACCCGGTCGGCCTCCTCGCGGCCGATGGTCGAGTGAGCGCTGCGGGCGCGGCCGTCGAGTTCGATCAGCGCATCGATGATCCGCCTGCTGGTGGTGCCGAGCACCCGGGCCAGCGAATGGACCCTCAAGCGCTCAGGCGTCGGCGCGTCCTTGGTAGCCCCGGACGAGTCTGCGGCGAGCCGGGGCTCTTCCGCGGGGTCGTGGGTCGGTGCCTGAAGATTTTCATTGTCGGCCACGTATTCTCCTCAAGCCCCCGGGCGCGTCATCTGGTGACGCGGCCACGCGAGGGCTTTTTGATTTTGTATCCGGGCTAGCTGCTCCCGAACGTCCTATGGTCTTGCTCCGAGCGATCCCGAAGGAACGAACTCGGCGCCGGTCTGAATGATGGCTGGACGGTCCGCGCCCTCCCGCGGGTAAGCGGTGGTCGCGCTGTCGAAGTCTTCATTCGGATGCTCAGCCCGGGTTGTAAGGCCGATCACCCGCGACCAGTATCCCACACGTCGGAGAGTGCCCCGCGAACGCGGGGCGACCCGGGCGGGGCGGCCGCTAGCGGCCGGGGAACCAGAGGTCGATCTCGCGGGCGGCCGAATCCGCCGAATCCGACCCGTGCACCAGGTTGAACTGGGTCTCCAGGCCGAGGTCGCCGCGGATGGTGCCGGGCGTGGCCTTCTCCACGGGATCGGTCCCGCCGGCCAGCTGCCGGAACGCCGCGATGGCCCGCGGGCCCTCCAGGATGGCCGCGACGACGGGCCCCGAGGTGATGAACTCCAGCAGCGACGGGAAGAACGGCTTCCCTTCGTGTTCGGCGTAGTGCGCGCGGGCAAGGTCGTCGCTGACGTTCTTCAGCTCCAGGGCTGCGACGGTCAGGCCTTTTGCTTCGATCCGGCCGATGATCTCGCCGATGAGGCGGCGTTGCACACCGTCGGGCTTGATCAGGACGAGAGTTCGCTCAGTCACGACGAACAGACTAGTCGTCGCCCCGCTGCTGCCCGGGAAGCAGGCCTCGCTTCTGCCGGCGCAGCACCTCCGCGCGCAGGTAGGCGATCAGCAGCCACACCACCAGGAACAGCACGCCGATGAAACCCACACCCGGATAGAGCAGCCACCCGGCGACGAGGATGAGCTGTACGCCCAGGTTGGCCCAGATCGCCCACGGACGTCCCTGGATGCCCGCCATGAGCACCAGCAGCACCGCGAATCCGACGACGTAGCCCGTCGAGACCGGGGTGAGCCCGGGCCCGACCGCGCCGACGACGGGCAGCGCGAGCAGCACGACGATGGCCTCCAGGATCAGCGTCCCGGCCATCACCCCCCGGAAGCTCTTCCACGGATCGGGCGGCTGCTGCGTCATGCGGGGTCCTTTCCGAACAAGGTCCGCGCGGCACCCGCGGTGACGACAGAGCCGGTGATCACGATGCCGGCGCCGCTGAGGCCGGCGGCGTCGCCGTCGCTGCCGGAATCCTCGACCAGTGCGGTCGCGGTCTCGATCGCGTCGGGCAGGGTCGAGGCGGTGATCACTCGTTCGGGACCGAAGATCTCCTCGGCCTTGACCGCCAGCGCGGCCACCTCCAGCGCCCGCGGTGAACCGTTGTGCGTGACCACGATCTGGTCGAGCACGGGCTCCAGGGCGGCCAAGATGCCGTCGACGTCCTTGTCCCCCATCACCGAGACGACGCCGACGAGATACCGGAAGTCGAACTCGTCGCGCAATGCCTCGGCGAGCGCCAGCGCGCCACCGGGATTGTGCGCGGCGTCGATGAACACGGTTGGCGCACTGCGCATCCGCTCCAGCCGCCCAGGCGAGGTGACGGCCGCGAAACCCGCCCGCACCGCATCGATGTCGAGTTGGCGGTCGGCGCCGGCGCCGAAGAACGCCTCGACCGCCGCCAGCGCCAGCACGGCGTTGTGCGCCTGATGCTCACCGTGCAAGGGAAGGAAGATCTCGTCGTAGACGCCGCCGAGCCCCTGCAGCCGGAGCATCTGTCCGCCGATGGCGACCTGGCGGCCCAGCACCGCGAACTCCGAATCCTCGCGCGCCACAGCCGCATCCGAGCGCACCGCCTGAGCCAGCAGCACCTCCATGGCCTCGGGAACCTGTCGCGCCAGCACCGCGACGGTGTCGGTCGGCACCAGGTCGTCGGCTTGGCGGGTGATGATTCCGGCCTTCTCCCCGGCGATCTCGGCGATCGTGTCACCGAGGTAGTCGGTGTGATCGACCCCGATCGGGGTGACGACCGCCACCGGTGCGTTCACCACGTTCGTGGCGTCCCAGCGGCCGCCGAGGCCGACCTCGACGACGGCGACGTCGATGGGCGCATCGGCGAACGCCGCGAAGGCCATCGCGGTGACGACTTCGAACTTGCTCATCCTCGGGCCCGGTCCGTCACCGAGAACCCCCGCCTCGGACTGCTGGTCGACGAGTTCGACGAACGGCTCGACCTCCCGGTAGGTCTCGACGTAGGTGGCCGGGCTGATCGGCTTGCCGTCGATCGAGATGCGCTCGACCGCGGACTGCAGGTGCGGGCTGGTGGTGCGTCCGGTGCGCCGGTGCAGCGCGGTCAGCAACGCGTCGACCATCCTGGCGACCGAGGTCTTGCCGTTGGTCCCGGCGATGTGGATCGACGGATACCCCCGCTGGGGCGACCCGAGCAGTTCCAGCAGCGCCGAGATCCGCGCCGTGCTCGGTTCGATCTTGGTCTCCGGCCAGCGCTGGTCGAGCAGGTGCTCGACCTGGAGCAGCGCGGCGACCTCGTCGGGCGTCGGCTCGGCGGGGCTCATCGTCGCCGCCCCTGCCCGCGGGCGGTCATCGGGGCAGTCCGGCCAGGCGGGCGGTGATCCGCTCGACTTCCTCGCGCGCCACCTGCTGGCGTCCCCGGATCTTGTCGACCACCTCCGCGGGCGCCTTGGCCAGGAACGCGTCGTTGCCCAGCTTGGCGGTGGTGCCCGCCAGCTCCTTCTCGGCGGCCGCCAGATCCTTCTCCAGGCGGCGGCGTTCGGCGGCCACGTCGACGGTGCCCGAGGTGTCGACCTCGACCACCACGGTGCCACCCGACAGCCGCACCTCGACCGACGCGGACGCGGTGAAGTTCTCGTCCCCCTCGGTCAGCCAGGCCAGCGCGCGCACCGCCGGGACGTGGGCGTCCATACCCGCGGTGTCGATGCCAGACAGCCGGGCAGGCACCCGCTGCCGGTCGGCCAGCCCCTGGTCACTGCGGAACCGGCGCACCTCGGTGATCAACTTCTGGGCGTCGGCGATCCGCTGGGCGGCAGCCTGATCCAGCGCGTATCCGGTGGGGGTGGGCCAGTCCGCGACGACCAGCGACTCCACATTTCCCGTCGCTTCGCTCGCCCCGGCCCGCCCGGTCAGCGTCTTCCACAGCACCTCGGTGACGAACGGCATCACCGGGTGTAGGAGTTTGAGCAGCACGTCGAGCACCGTGGCCAGCACCGCCGTGGTGTGCGAGACACCTTCGCCCAGCTGCACTTTGGCGAGCTCGACATACCAGTCGCAGAACTCGTCCCAGGCGAAGTGGTACAGCGCCTCGCAGGCTCGGCTGAACTCGTAGGCATCCAGCGCCGCGTCCACCTCGGTGCGGACCTCTTCGAGCCGGCCGAGGATCCACCGGTCGGCGTCGGTCAGTTCGGGCGTAGGCGGCAGCGGCGCGGGGCTGGCGCCGTTGAGCAGCGCGAAGCGGGTCGCGTTGAACAGCTTGGTCGCGAAGTTACGCGACGCGCGGGCGTGGTCCTCGCCGATGGCCAGGTCGCCGCCCGGGCTGGCGCCGCGGGCCAGTGTGAAACGCAGCGCGTCGGCGCCGAACTTCTCCACCCAGTCCAGTGGGTCGATGCCGTTGCCGCGGGACTTGCTCATCTTGCGGCCGAACTCGTCGCGGATCAGGCCGTGCAGGAACACGTTCTCGAACGGCACCTGAGGGCGCTCGTCTTTCCTGGCCGCGTCACCGGTGATGGCGGGGTCGTCACCGACGAAGGTGCCGAACATCATCATCCGGGCCACCCAGAAGAACAGGATGTCGTAGCCGGTGACCAGCACGGACGTCGGATAGAACTTGGCCAGGTCGGGGGTACGGTCCGGCCAGCCCATCGTCGAGAAGGGCCACAGCGCCGAACTGAACCAGGTGTCCAGCACGTCCGGGTCCTGCTCCCAGCCCTCCGGCGGCGTCTCGTCGGGCCCGACGCAGACCGTCTCGCCGTCGGGGCCGTGCCAGATCGGGATGCGGTGGCCCCACCACAGCTGGCGCGAGATGCACCAGTCGTGCATGTTGTCGACCCAGGAGAACCACCGCGGCTCCAGGCTTGCCGGATGAATCACGGTGTCCCCGTGACGAACTGCGTCGCCGGCCGCCTTGGCCAGGGACTCCACCTTGACCCACCACTGCAGGCTGAGCCGGGGCTCGATCGGTTCGCCACTGCGTTCGGAGTGTCCGACGCTGTGCAGATAGGGCCGCTTCTCGGCGACGATGCGGCCCTGCTCGGCGAGCGCCTCGCGGACCGCGACTCGCGCCTCGAAGCGGTCCATTCCGTCGAACTGGGTTCCGGTGTCGCAGATCCGGCCCTTGGTGTCGAGGATGGACGGCATCGGCAGCTGGTGCCGCAGACCGATCTCGAAGTCGTTGGGATCGTGTGCGGGTGTGACTTTGACTGCGCCGGTGCCGAACTCGGGATCGACGTGGGAGTCGGCGACGACGACGATGTCCCGGTCCAGGAACGGGTGGGCCAGCGTCTTGCCGACCAGCGACCGGTACCGCTCGTCGTCGGGGTGCACCGCGATCGCGGTGTCGCCGAGCATCGTCTCCAATCGGGTGGTGGCCACCACGATGTGCGGTTGCGCGTCGTCCATCGAGCCGTACCGGAAGCTCACCAGTTCGCCCTCGACGTCCTCGTACTTCACCTCGAGGTCGGAGATCGCGGTCTCCAGCACCGGTGACCAGTTCACCAGCCGCTCAGCCTGGTAGATCAGGCCGGCGTCGAAGAGCCGTTTGAAGATGGTGCGCACCGCGCGGGACAGGCCCTCGTCCATCGTGAAGCGGTCGCGGCTCCAGTCGACGCCGTCGCCGAGCCTGCGCATCTGGGCTCCGATGGTGCCGCCCGACTCGCGCTTCCAGTCCCAAACCTTCTCGATGAACTGTTCGCGACCGAGGTCCTCCTTGCTGGTCCCGGCCGCGGCGAGCTGCTTCTCGACCAGGGTCTGGGTGGCGATGCCTGCGTGGTCCATGCCGGGCAGCCACAGCACCTCGTAGCCCTGCATGCGTTTGCGGCGGGTCAGCGCGTCCATCAGCGTGTGGTCCAGCGCGTGACCCATGTGCAGGCTGCCGGTCACATTCGGTGGCGGCAGCACGATCGAGTACGGCGGCTTGTCGCTGGCGGGATCGGCGGTGAAGTAGCCCGCCTCGACCCAGCCGTCGTAGAGGTCGGCCTCGACCGCCCCCGGATCCCAGGACTTGGGCAGGGCGTCGAGCTCGGGGAGGCGCCGGGTGTCGTCGGCGGCATCGGGCTGGGAGGTCACCGAGCCATTCTAGGAAGCGTCCGCGAACAGGTTCGTGCCGCCCGACGGGCGCAGGCCGGATCGTGGGGGCCCGGTGCGGTCAGTTCAG contains:
- the ndk gene encoding nucleoside-diphosphate kinase, giving the protein MTERTLVLIKPDGVQRRLIGEIIGRIEAKGLTVAALELKNVSDDLARAHYAEHEGKPFFPSLLEFITSGPVVAAILEGPRAIAAFRQLAGGTDPVEKATPGTIRGDLGLETQFNLVHGSDSADSAAREIDLWFPGR
- a CDS encoding DUF4233 domain-containing protein, producing MTQQPPDPWKSFRGVMAGTLILEAIVVLLALPVVGAVGPGLTPVSTGYVVGFAVLLVLMAGIQGRPWAIWANLGVQLILVAGWLLYPGVGFIGVLFLVVWLLIAYLRAEVLRRQKRGLLPGQQRGDD
- a CDS encoding folylpolyglutamate synthase/dihydrofolate synthase family protein, which translates into the protein MSPAEPTPDEVAALLQVEHLLDQRWPETKIEPSTARISALLELLGSPQRGYPSIHIAGTNGKTSVARMVDALLTALHRRTGRTTSPHLQSAVERISIDGKPISPATYVETYREVEPFVELVDQQSEAGVLGDGPGPRMSKFEVVTAMAFAAFADAPIDVAVVEVGLGGRWDATNVVNAPVAVVTPIGVDHTDYLGDTIAEIAGEKAGIITRQADDLVPTDTVAVLARQVPEAMEVLLAQAVRSDAAVAREDSEFAVLGRQVAIGGQMLRLQGLGGVYDEIFLPLHGEHQAHNAVLALAAVEAFFGAGADRQLDIDAVRAGFAAVTSPGRLERMRSAPTVFIDAAHNPGGALALAEALRDEFDFRYLVGVVSVMGDKDVDGILAALEPVLDQIVVTHNGSPRALEVAALAVKAEEIFGPERVITASTLPDAIETATALVEDSGSDGDAAGLSGAGIVITGSVVTAGAARTLFGKDPA
- a CDS encoding valine--tRNA ligase, producing the protein MTSQPDAADDTRRLPELDALPKSWDPGAVEADLYDGWVEAGYFTADPASDKPPYSIVLPPPNVTGSLHMGHALDHTLMDALTRRKRMQGYEVLWLPGMDHAGIATQTLVEKQLAAAGTSKEDLGREQFIEKVWDWKRESGGTIGAQMRRLGDGVDWSRDRFTMDEGLSRAVRTIFKRLFDAGLIYQAERLVNWSPVLETAISDLEVKYEDVEGELVSFRYGSMDDAQPHIVVATTRLETMLGDTAIAVHPDDERYRSLVGKTLAHPFLDRDIVVVADSHVDPEFGTGAVKVTPAHDPNDFEIGLRHQLPMPSILDTKGRICDTGTQFDGMDRFEARVAVREALAEQGRIVAEKRPYLHSVGHSERSGEPIEPRLSLQWWVKVESLAKAAGDAVRHGDTVIHPASLEPRWFSWVDNMHDWCISRQLWWGHRIPIWHGPDGETVCVGPDETPPEGWEQDPDVLDTWFSSALWPFSTMGWPDRTPDLAKFYPTSVLVTGYDILFFWVARMMMFGTFVGDDPAITGDAARKDERPQVPFENVFLHGLIRDEFGRKMSKSRGNGIDPLDWVEKFGADALRFTLARGASPGGDLAIGEDHARASRNFATKLFNATRFALLNGASPAPLPPTPELTDADRWILGRLEEVRTEVDAALDAYEFSRACEALYHFAWDEFCDWYVELAKVQLGEGVSHTTAVLATVLDVLLKLLHPVMPFVTEVLWKTLTGRAGASEATGNVESLVVADWPTPTGYALDQAAAQRIADAQKLITEVRRFRSDQGLADRQRVPARLSGIDTAGMDAHVPAVRALAWLTEGDENFTASASVEVRLSGGTVVVEVDTSGTVDVAAERRRLEKDLAAAEKELAGTTAKLGNDAFLAKAPAEVVDKIRGRQQVAREEVERITARLAGLPR